A region of the Thalassoroseus pseudoceratinae genome:
ATCGCATCTCGATTGCCGATCCCGATATCACCACAGGGGCGGAAACCGTCGAAGTCACCCTGAGTGTTACTAGTGGCATAATCAGTCTTGCAACGACTAGCGGACTGCAATTCATAGACGGTGATGGTGCTGATGACAGCACAATTACAGTCCAAGGGGCTTTGAGTGATATCAACAACGCTTTGGACGGCCTAACATACCGATCGAACATAGAGTTCTTTGGGGAAGATGTTCTAACAATCACCACAAATGATCTCGGACAGATCGGCACTGAACCACTGGACGACACCGACACTATGTCAATCACAGTGGCAGAGCCGATCATCGATTCTCCACTTTCCCAATTGGAAGAGACACCAATTTCGCCTTCGTTGATCAATGGTGATTTTACGAACGTCGTCTCAGGCAATTTCGATGGCGACGGGGCGGCTGAGAACTTGCAGGATGACCTCTTCTATTGGAATCCCACGACAGGGGCCAACCGGTTAGTTCGTGGTGATGGAACCATACAGAATTCCGTCATTGATCCCCTCTGGATTAATGGCGACGACTTCTTCGAGATGATTGCTGCAGATCTCGATGCCGACGCTCCGGATGACCTATTCTTTTGGAATCCGGTCAGCGGGAAGAATCGTTTGGCTCACATCTCATTTGATGAGCAGGTCTCGGCAAGTGTTGAAGCTGACGCTGTCGACCGCACGTTGATTAACGGCAACGACTATACAACGTTAGTTGCAGGAGACCTTGATGGCGAGGGGCCTGCTGACCTCTTCCTTTGGCACCCGGCAACAGGTGCGAACCGCTTGATACACTTATCGGAAGCGGATGTTGCTGCTGTTGAAAATGATGTGATTCCTCGGCAGATGATCAACGGGAACGATTATGAGCAGATTCGACTCGGCGACTTTGTGGCTGGAGGTCTCGCGGAATTGGCATTTGTGAATCTTAGTACCGGTGCAAATCGTCTCATCGAATTGACAGCAGTCACGCCTGGTCAAGACACCGCATTCGATCAGTTAACCACGAGTTGGATTCAGCCGACGACTATAAATGGCGGAGTTTACTCTCAAATTGTAGTCGGTGACTTCGACAACAACGGTCTTAGTGATGTCTTCGCTTGGAACCCAGTCTCCGGTGAGAATCGCTTGCTGCTTGCTGGGATTACTATCGAGGTCATCGATCAGCCAATCACACCAAGTATGATCAATGGCGGGGTGTTCGATACCGCAACGCCGCTTATGTCTCAGACTGACCTTGGTTCCGGTAGGACAGACTTGCTTTTCTGGGATAGTGTCACAGGCCAAAACCGCATGCTCATTGGAGAGATAACAACGAGTGTGCCAGACTAGAATGTCTCAGTAGCAACCTCTGATGATACACAACGTGTTTGGTCGACGTTGCCATTCCGCTTTCTGATTCAGCAAAGCGGAATGGGAGCAAACTAGCCTACAATCGAGGTTGAATTGGGAGGTGCATTGCAGCGTTACACTGCACTTGGTCGAAACGATGCGCGCGTGATGAACGAGACAACTATGCATCGTTCGATTCAAAACGTATTGTGCTAGCGAGGTCGCCAAAGTTCAGTTGACCGCTAGGGCGACTCTAGTATCAACCCACCCAAACTGTCTTTCGATTGACGAACGCTAGCATTCCATCTTCTCCGAGTTCTCGCCCGTATCCCGAGTTTTTGATTCCGCCAAAGGGAATCCGTGGGTCGGATTTGACAATTTCGTTGAGGAAGACCGCGCCGGCCGAAATCTCGGAACTCAGTTCGATGGCATTGTCTGGCTGCGTGGTCCAAAGACTGGCGCCGAGGCCAAAACTCGACCGATTTGCTAACTGAATGGCCTCCGAGATATCACGGAACGGGACCACTGCCGCCACGGGGCCAAATGTCTCATCATCAAACGCGGGCATGCCCGGCGCGACGTCTGTGAGGACAGTTGGCTCATAAAACCAGCCTTTCCCAGGAAGGTTTCGACCACCGCAAGCGAGTCGGCCGCCGGCTTGGATCGTTTCGAGAACTTGCCGATGCAATTGGTCCCGCAAGTCCGAGCGTGCGAGTGGTCCCGCGTCCGTGTTCTTGTTAAGCGGATTTCCGACCTTAATTTGCATCATTTGCTTCACAAATTGTTCTTGGAAATCGCCAATCACAGCTTGGTCGACCAAAAAACGTTTCGCGGCGATACAGCTTTGCCCCGTATTCTGAGTGCGTGCTTGGACGGCTTTAGGGACGACCTTCGATAGATCCGCATCGGCCAAGACAATGAACGGATCTGAACCTCCGAGTTCGAGTACAGTTGGCTTGATGTGCTCTCCCGCCTTCGCCGCGACAGCACGACCGGCACGTTCGCTTCCCGTTAGCGTGACACCACGAATAGCCGGAGACGCAACTAAGTGTTCCGCGCGCTCACGCGAAAGGAAAACAACTGAGAATACTCCTTCCGGAAAACCCGCTTCCGAAAAAAGTTTCGCAGTCTCCGATGCGACACCACAGACATTATTTGCATGCTTCAATACCACAACATTGCCACTAGCAATTGCAGGGACTGCAGCGCGGAAGACCTGCCAGTATGGGAGATTCCAGGGCATGATTGCTAGGATCGGACCCAATGGGTCGTTCTGAACCCAAGACTCTTTTGCATCGGTTGTGACGTTCTTTCGTTCTAGTATTCGTCCGCCATTGTGTGCGTAGAACTCACAAACACTCGCACATTTTTCAACCTCTGCCTCAGCTTGCGAAACCGGCTTACCCATCTCGAGTGACGCAAGTCGAGCTAACTCTGCTTTCCTTTGCTGTAATCGAGCAGCTAAATTGATCAAACGCTCCGCCCGTTCAGCGAACTTGAGTTTTCGCCACGCTTCAAATGCTTCTTCCGCCGTCTGGAGGCAATGCTCAAGTTCACTCTCAGAGGTTTCTGCATACTCGGCAATTGTTTCCTCGGTGGCGGGGTTGATCGACTGAATTGTATTGCCCATGATTTCTCCAGTTATCCAAATCGACTAATGTTCAAGACATCTGACCGACGGTCACTCGTTCTATATTTCTTCATCCACAAATATGATGTGCCGAAAGTAACGGTGTTCTTCGAAACTCGCGCCCAGAGCCCCGACAATCACAGAGAACGATGCCACAATGACCGAAACAATTGCATAGACCTGCCAAGTAATGTCGTCGAGGCCAGTCCATCGCTTTATGAGTTCAGGCTGAAATAGCAAACATGTGACAGCAGTCAAGAGTGCAAACGTCGCGGCATACATTGCTAGCATGCCGATGAGTACGACAGAAACTGATGTGACATTCGTGATGACTGATTGCTCACTCATTCGCTGTTCACGTCGGACGAGGAGTTGCTGTCGAACCGTGACATAACCAGCGGTCACGAGAATCGTTGCGATTGCAAGAAATACGGAGAGAGCAATCGGCTGGACGACGGAGAGTTCCCAGGCCTCGGCAGTCACGATAAGTATCAAGGAACTCGACAAGGCTGCCGTCGTGAGGCGGTTTAGACGCACGGGAAATTCCCAGGGTCTTGCGCCAATCACAGCATCCGCAATTTCATGGCGATTCAGCCAAGAACTTTGAATGTAGAAGGAAATTGGATGGATTCGGCCTTGCTCTGGGACTTCTTCTAGTCGAAGGTCCGCAATTAGACTCAAGTTGTCCTTGAGGACTTCACGTTGCTGGTCGGACCAATCGGCGTCGTCTAGTGAGTCTAAGTCGACGAGCGTCTGAATTCTGTTCATAATCGTGTCAGATTCCCTTTCACAATCAAGAGAGTTGATCTGACCAAATGCCTGCCGTGCTAGAGTCTTAAGTCGACCAGCAAGGCAACGAACCCGAACTGAAGAGTCTACCGAATGGTCTTCTGTGCGAGGGTCAAGCCGAGCGGTTGAGAGGACTGCGGAATCCATCGATCGGGACACAATGCCGTATGCAAACGGCTTGTAATGCGAAACGAGGTCGGCGGGTGTGACAACAAACACAAAATCCCAATCGCGGGCGTCACGTTCTTCTCTCGCAATGTCCAGGAGAACTACAGGCTCGGCTCGGGTATTGGTGGAAGTCAGTTCGCGTCGCCACACCGTCTGAAACTCCCATTCAAAATCTGGGAAACTAGTTGAGAGACTCTCCTGCAGACTTAATCGAAACTGCTGTAGCGCTTGCGTCGTAGGTTGATCCAACTCTTCGGCGATGATTAAGCCGATCTCAATGGGGCGGAGTGCTGTCGTTTCTGTCTGCGTCATGCCTGAGTGTCTCCTTGATCCTGTTTGTTGGCGATCTTGGTCGTCTAGCATTCGTTGGCTGTCTTGCAGCCCAATTGGCACTCAGGGACTAAATCGCTAACGATGATCGAACATCTTCTGGATCGGCCGTTCAATGTCTTTAGTTGTATCGATCTCGTACACGAAGTTGCGTTCGTATTCCTCAAACGGTTCATTGTTCGTGAGTTGCATTTCGAGTACTCGCAGATCCGCGTCGGAAACGTCATCGGCTTGCTTGCTTCGTGCAGTGACACGTGACTGTAGAGTTTCGGTGGGGGCTTGTAGGTCGAGAATGATGAATTCGACGTCATTACGTTCTGCAATATGGCGAAACCGTGCTCGGCGGTCTTTTTTAAGGAATGTCGCATCAGCAATGACTGGGAAGCGAGTGTTAACTACCAATGCCGCAACTTGGGCAAGCCGTTCGTAAGTCTTCGTGGTTGCATCGTTCGAGTATAGGTTCGCGTCTTTGATTAGATGGTTAAATAGACGTTTGCGTTCGACATCGGATCGAACACGGATTGCGGCATGTTGTTCAAGTGCAGTCTGCGTCACCGTTGTCTTTCCGCTTCCCGAGAAGCCATGAGTGATCAGCAACGGAGACCGGCCAGGATTCGAGTATTCTTCGGCCAAACGTATCAATGCATCCATCGCCTGAATTTCTTCATGCGGAATATCGTGTTGATCATCGTTTTGACTCCATCGAATTGCCTTCACTTTTGCGCGGACGAGCGCACGATAGGACACGTAGAATGGAAGCAAGTTCACGCCGTCATAGTCTCCGGTCAGTTCGAGATAGCGATTGAGCAGTCGATAGGCATATGGACGAAGATTTCGGTACTCGAGGTCCATCATGATGAAAGCAATTTCGCACATGACGTCGATCCAGCGAAGTTCTGGATTGAAGTCAATACCGTCAAATACGGTAACTCTACCATTCACGAGAGCAATGTTGCCTAAATGTAAGTCGCCATGACATTCTCGGATATAGCCGTTTTCACGTCGCATCTGCCAGTTAGCGGCAGAACATTTCCAATGTTCATGGAGTTGGCTTGATATTCGTTTGAGCCGCTGCAACTGGGCCTCGTCTGTGAGTTGTTTCTGAAGAGGGGCGATGCACCCCTCGACGGCTTGCCAGATCAGATTGCTGGTTCCGTACGCTGAATCGAGTTCCGCAGTGTCGATGTTTGTATGGAACTGGGCTAGCATCTCCGCCAGTTCGTCAATGTGGTTTTGTTTCAGGTCGCCATCGGCGGCGACCTGTTGGAGGAGTTGATCCGAGTTGAAACGCTTCATTTTGACTGCATAGTCAATTGGTAGTCCATTTCCTTCCAGTTGTGGATTCTCGATGCTTCCGGTGATTGGGACCACATCCAAGTAGAGTTCCGGTGCCAGTCGTCGGTTCAATCGGATTTCTTCGTTGCAGTAGTGGTGACGCTTCTCCAATGTGGAGAAGTCCGCAAATCCTAAGTCGACGGGCTTTTTGATTTTCCACGCGTAGTCTCCATCAAGGATTACCCATGAAATGTGTGTCTCGTGCAGTTGAGGTGGATCTTGTTCTGTCGATTGTTCTCTGATCTTTGCGAATAAGGAGTGCCCCAGATTCTTCATTGTTATGAGCCGTCTTTCGCATAGGTGACAGGTTGATTTCGTCGATCGATTTCCGTGTTGTATGGCGGACGTGCCATTGCGTCAGCCGAGCGCCACGTCCAGTACCATCATGATTCCAAAGCCAATCATTAGCCATAGTGTCGACCAATCCACATTTCCTTCATGTTGAGATTGTGGGATCAACTCTTCAACGACCACGTAGATCATCGCACCGGCGGCAAAGGATAGTGCATAGGGAAGGATTGGTGCGGCGTAGACGACTGCCGCGGCACCTAGGACTGCGGCAATAGGCTCGACAATGCCAGAGATCTGTCCATAGAAGAAGCACTGCCGTTGAGTTAAACCGTCGCCCCGCAAGGGCATCGCGACTGCAATGCCCTCGGGAAAGTTTTGGAGACCGATCCCGATTGCCAATGCGATCGCTCCACCGATCGTTGCTGATGTTAGTCCTGCAGTTGCTCCACCAAATGCGACACCTACGGCAAGTCCTTCGGGGATATTGTGAATGGTAATCGCTAGGACTAGCAAAACGCTCCGTTCCCAAGCCGTTTTGTGTCCTTCGGATTTCTCGATTGGGAGATCCGGATGTAAATGCGGTATTGTTTGGTCAATCACCCAGAGGAAAGCCCCTCCAGTTAGGAAGCCGATCACGGCTGGAAGCCACGCCGGAATTGATGTTGACTCCTGGGATACTTCAATTGCAGGAGCCAATAGAGACCAAAAACTAGCCGCTATCATGACTCCCGCAGCAAACCCTAACATTGCGTCAAGAAATTTGCGATTGACAGTCCGAGTTGTAAAGACAAGGGATGCGCCGACTGCGGTCACTCCCCAGGTAAAACACCCAGCGAGCAATGCTTGCCAAACGGGGTGTGTGTCCGTGTACCATTGGGGAATGACATTACTAAAATTCATAAGCTTTCAGTGTGATGTCTATGTTGGTGCTAGTCTTGTCGTGCGGCCGGCCGTCTGATGTTCTTGGATGAAAGATGCAGGATAATGTTGGCCGACGCGATAGATCTTTGAGATTACTAGTCATTGGACGTCAGTGGCGTTTCGGGATAGATGTTGTCGGGATGCGGTAGCTGCCAAGCTTTTGGAGGCGCAGTGGCTCGATTTGGGATGACTCCGAACATCATGAGCAGCAATCCGACGAGAAGATGGTTCTGCGCCATTGCCGTTGCGTCGCCAAATCCTTTGAGATAAGCAAATGCGACTAACCAACATCCAACGAGTGGTTGAAGCCAATGTGCAGCACGCGTTGGTCTCCAGTAAGACAGTATGGCCAACAGAATGACAACACTACCGCAAATGAGATTGTGTTCCCAAAGACCGTAGTTGGGTTGTCCGTAATAGAAGATCAACGGACTCATGATTAACCAACAACCGAGAGTACCTTCAAGATCTCGACTCCACATATCGTCCTCATGCTTTCTTTGTTTCTGGGAAGGTGATCATCTGAGCGGCGATCTTATCTCCTTCAGGGGTACGAACGCCGAAGAAGATTTTCCAAAAGATGGAACGGTCATCAGTCTGAGTCCACACACGATAGAGATACAGCAGACATGACCAAACTTCGTCAAACGCGAGCACAACTAAGATGAGAGAAATGACTGCGGTGACCAGGCAGAGGAAACACCAGGAACCGACAGCCGTGCCTTGCAAGATGACGAGGATCACGCTCACGAGACCAAGCGGGATGACGTCAATTCCGAAGATCAAGACCAGCCACGGGCGATATTGCCAGCGTCGCTGAGAACCAGCCAATCCGAAAATGGCGTCGCCAAGGTAGGCCAAGGCTCCGAAAATCGCATCCGGGACAAGAAACCAGTAACGCATTTCTTCGGAAACGTCGGAGTCGAGAACCGACGCCGTTTGCTCGCCAAACACGGGATCCCAAACGTCGTCAATCAATCGCCATTGATACATGCCCATGTATGTTGCGATTGCGAAGGCCACCATCGCCAAAACGCAGATGGGAATCCTTTGGCTCCACGCCGATGGGTTGTACTTCCACGGTTGTGGGATCGCGTCGTCACGACACGCATTTTGTTCCTCCTGCGACGTTGTCGACTGGCTGTTCATGGCACTGGTGTCCCCGGGAGTCGAATGTTGAAATCTGAACATGACTCCCAGCAATCGGTAGACCAATCTCGTCAGAGCGGACAAACCCGGCCAATTGGCAAATCGGAGTGCGATCGATGGTCACTTTGGCCCCAGAGTGGTCGATGAACTGGCAACCAGAAGGGCGACGCCAATCATAGGTTCGATTTCCCTTGGTTTTCGCTGGTCTTTGGGGGCTTGAGGATGGCTGGCACGGTTCGTGCACAACATGCTCGGAGAGAGGAGTAATCTCATGAATGATCCCATTAAGAATTCTAAGACCAGTCAACACGCGGATGCAACCTACGAACCACTTCGGACAATTCTGGAGCGGGTTCAGCAGTACCATCAGCGGTTTCGAACCGGTATTCAACACGATGGCCAATGTCCTGACAGTTCCAGTAAGGACTACCTTCTGCGTTGGCTTGCAGCGACCGAGAAAAGTGAAATCGAGTTGCTGGAACTGATCACGGCCGAGTCCAAGTCGGATATTCTCGATACGTGGATTCAATACGTCCCTGATGGTGAATGTATCGAACGTCTCGAGTCGTTGAAGTTGCGACCCGAAATGAGCCTCGATGAGGTCTACGAGTCCACAATGAGGTTCTATCAGTCGCTCAGCATGTTCTACACGCAGCTTGCTCAGCAGGTGAATGCAGAAACCGTGAAGGAGTTTCTGCAGCGACTCGTGGACCGTTACGAGGCTCATCTACGGACGCAAGCCTGGATGATGCGGGACTGTGATACCGCATCGTAATCGAAGGGGGAACCCGCGAGGTGTTTTGTCAGACGGCGTTGAATCGTCGTTGCACTCGTTTTCTGATCTTTTCAACGAAGAGCGACCATGTCACAACCGCAAGATCACTCGAACGCGAGCAAACCCGTCGTTGTTGTCACCGGGGGGAGTGGCCTGATTGGAACTCATGTCCTCGATGAACTGGGCCAACAGTACGAGTTGGTGGTGCTCGACCAAAATCCGCCGCAGACAATGCGGGATCAAGTGGATTTCATTGAGACCGACTTTACAGATGAGAGTAGCGTGAAGGCGGCTTGCGAGAGCGTTCGCGAGCAGCACGGGCCGCGAATCGCCAGTGTGATCCACTTGGTGGCCTACTACAATTTCTCCGGAGAACCGAGCCCACTTTACGATCAGTTGACCGTCGAGGGAACGCGAAAATTTCTGCGGCAATTGAAGCAAGCGAGCCTGACGGTGGATCAGTTCGTCTTCTCAAGTAGCTTGCTGGTGATGAAGCCGCAAGAAGGTGAGATCGACGAAACTTCCGAAACCTGTGCGGAGTGGGCTTATCCACAATCGAAGCTGGATGCGGAAGATGTCATTCGAGAGGAGCGGGGGGAGACGCCTGTTGTCTTCTTGAGAATCGCCGGGGTTTATGACGAAGAGTGTCATTCGCTGCCGCTCTCGCAACAGATCACGCGGATCTACGAGAAGCAGCTTGAGAGTTGGGTCTTCCCAGGGGATACGAGTCACGGGCAGACGTTGGTGCACTTGGAAGATTTGGCCCGCTGCATTCATCGTGTGATCGAGAAGCGCAACGAATTGGGACGCGAAGAGATTTTCTTGGTCGGTGAACCTGAAGTGCTCAGTTATGGCGAACTCCAAGATCGGATTGGCGAACTGATCCACGGGAAAGAATGGACGACAATTCGGATACCCAAGGTTGTTGCCAAAGCCGGCGCGTGGGTGCAGGGGCATCTGGCCTCTGATGATGACTCACCCTTTATCAAACCGTGGATGGTGGATCTCGCGGACGCCAATTACAACGTCAACGTCGACGCGGCTCGAACGAAACTCGATTGGGAACCGCGACATGAACTAGCAGAGACATTGCCGTCAATGATCGAATTTCTGAAACGAGACCCCGATTCCTTTTACGAGAAGAATAACTTGGGGGCATCCTAGTCTCGTTAAATATCTGTGACGGGACAGCTGACGAATACAACATACAACGACGCAAGAGCCGAACAATCGGAATCGGCTCTTGCGTCGTTTCTTTTTGGGCCGACTTCTAGCGGACCCAGACAGTGTGAGTTTCGATGCATGATCGGGTAATACGGGGCCTACTTGCGGAGTTTGGCTTCCTCTGGGTATGGTGAGATGCGGCGGTTATCCTGTTCGTTTGATCTTGATAAGATGCTTGCCGACTTAGGAATTCGGATAATTCCAAAAACACCGCGTTTCCAGTGACTCGACATGGCGTCTGTGTATCGATTGACCCATCTCATCGGAATATTGACGCGAAGAAATGCTCGCGATTTTGGATGTCGGACGGATTGTTCGCTACGAATCTAAACTTCATTCTATAGTTGGACCAACCAACCGGTTCCGATTGGGATCACCAGATCTTCATTGAGGCTGTCGTGCGATGGCATGGCGCGATTTGCAACGACACATTCTCCGAATTAGTCCTGTTATAGCGGGATTCTTCGTCGCAATGGTCGTTTTCCTGGTGGTGCTGGATGTCGATCGTTCGAAGAATGTGCAATACCGCAAAAGTGTTCAAAACAGCACACTCGAACAACTCACCACCCTGCGGGCTCACGCGGAAATCGCAATCAACACCCGTGTGCATCTGATTCGTGGCTTGCGAGCCCATGTCTCGACAAACCCGGACATCGACTCGCGAGAATTCGCGAACTTGGCATCCGCGATGATGAAGGAATGCGAAGGTGTCCGCAGTTTCTCACTGCTGAAAGACAACATCATCAGCGACGTCTTTCCTCGCGAGGGGAACGAGGGAGCAATTGGCTTAGATTTGCTGAAGCATCCCACACAAGCGTTGGCCGCACGCGAAGCCATGCGAACGGGACAACCATGGCTTGATGGTCCAGTGAAACTCGTTCAAGGGGGAAATGCCTTCATCAACCGAGCTCCTGTCTATGTGGCAGAGACTCTCGATCATCCGCGGGCTGGCGAGTATTGGGGAATGGTTTCCATTCTGTTCGATGCGGAGGAACTTTTTTCAGAACTCGTGGATGAACAACCAAGCGGAGTGCAATTCGCCATCCGTAGCCACGACAAACGAAATGAACGGACCAAATACATTTTCGGGAACTCCACCATTGAAGAACTCGCTCCCCTGGAGCTGGAGATTTCGCTGCCGACAGGGGCTTGGCAACTCTTGGGAGTGCCCAAATCGGGGTGGCCGATTCGTGCACCGTCGTCCATATCATTGCGTGTAATTGGCGGAGCGATCGCACTGTTGACGGGAATTCTCGTTTACCTACCACTGCGGTCCAATCAGCAACTCCAGCGAGCCCGTCAGTCGGCCGAAGCGGCTTCCATCGCGAAAAGCGCTTTTCTTGCCAATATGAGCCACGAGATCCGGACCCCCATGACGGCTATTCTGGGGTATGTCGAAGTCTTGCGAAACGACCCCGAATTTGCCGATTCACCGCACGAACGAAATAGGGCGTTGAAAACGATCCAACAGAATGGAGAACACCTCACCACGGTCATCAACGATATCCTCGATCTCTCGAAGATCGAAGCCGGCAAGATGACGGTGGAAAATGTCTCGTTTTCTCCAAGACGATTGCTCGAAGAAGTCGTCAGCTTGATGCGGTTCCGTGCCGAGTCGAAGAAATTGGATTTCAAAATCGAGGTTTGCGAGCCGATGCCTGCGACCGTGAAATCCGATCCGACTCGGATTCGGCAAGTGTTGGTCAATCTGATTGGCAATTCGATCAAATTCACGCAGTCGGGACACGTGGCTGTCCGCGTGCAGTTCACGCAGGAGCCGACGGCTCGACTTGAGTTCGACGTCATCGACACCGGAATCGGAATGACGGTGGAAGAGCAGCAAACGCTTTACCGGCCATTCACTCAGGCAAATGAAACAACAACCCGTCAATTTGGCGGCACGGGGTTGGGGTTATCGGTTTG
Encoded here:
- a CDS encoding NAD-dependent succinate-semialdehyde dehydrogenase, coding for MGNTIQSINPATEETIAEYAETSESELEHCLQTAEEAFEAWRKLKFAERAERLINLAARLQQRKAELARLASLEMGKPVSQAEAEVEKCASVCEFYAHNGGRILERKNVTTDAKESWVQNDPLGPILAIMPWNLPYWQVFRAAVPAIASGNVVVLKHANNVCGVASETAKLFSEAGFPEGVFSVVFLSRERAEHLVASPAIRGVTLTGSERAGRAVAAKAGEHIKPTVLELGGSDPFIVLADADLSKVVPKAVQARTQNTGQSCIAAKRFLVDQAVIGDFQEQFVKQMMQIKVGNPLNKNTDAGPLARSDLRDQLHRQVLETIQAGGRLACGGRNLPGKGWFYEPTVLTDVAPGMPAFDDETFGPVAAVVPFRDISEAIQLANRSSFGLGASLWTTQPDNAIELSSEISAGAVFLNEIVKSDPRIPFGGIKNSGYGRELGEDGMLAFVNRKTVWVG
- a CDS encoding bifunctional aminoglycoside phosphotransferase/ATP-binding protein — protein: MNRRLAPELYLDVVPITGSIENPQLEGNGLPIDYAVKMKRFNSDQLLQQVAADGDLKQNHIDELAEMLAQFHTNIDTAELDSAYGTSNLIWQAVEGCIAPLQKQLTDEAQLQRLKRISSQLHEHWKCSAANWQMRRENGYIRECHGDLHLGNIALVNGRVTVFDGIDFNPELRWIDVMCEIAFIMMDLEYRNLRPYAYRLLNRYLELTGDYDGVNLLPFYVSYRALVRAKVKAIRWSQNDDQHDIPHEEIQAMDALIRLAEEYSNPGRSPLLITHGFSGSGKTTVTQTALEQHAAIRVRSDVERKRLFNHLIKDANLYSNDATTKTYERLAQVAALVVNTRFPVIADATFLKKDRRARFRHIAERNDVEFIILDLQAPTETLQSRVTARSKQADDVSDADLRVLEMQLTNNEPFEEYERNFVYEIDTTKDIERPIQKMFDHR
- a CDS encoding ZIP family metal transporter; translation: MNFSNVIPQWYTDTHPVWQALLAGCFTWGVTAVGASLVFTTRTVNRKFLDAMLGFAAGVMIAASFWSLLAPAIEVSQESTSIPAWLPAVIGFLTGGAFLWVIDQTIPHLHPDLPIEKSEGHKTAWERSVLLVLAITIHNIPEGLAVGVAFGGATAGLTSATIGGAIALAIGIGLQNFPEGIAVAMPLRGDGLTQRQCFFYGQISGIVEPIAAVLGAAAVVYAAPILPYALSFAAGAMIYVVVEELIPQSQHEGNVDWSTLWLMIGFGIMMVLDVALG
- a CDS encoding SPW repeat domain-containing protein, yielding MWSRDLEGTLGCWLIMSPLIFYYGQPNYGLWEHNLICGSVVILLAILSYWRPTRAAHWLQPLVGCWLVAFAYLKGFGDATAMAQNHLLVGLLLMMFGVIPNRATAPPKAWQLPHPDNIYPETPLTSND
- a CDS encoding vitamin K epoxide reductase family protein; translation: MNSQSTTSQEEQNACRDDAIPQPWKYNPSAWSQRIPICVLAMVAFAIATYMGMYQWRLIDDVWDPVFGEQTASVLDSDVSEEMRYWFLVPDAIFGALAYLGDAIFGLAGSQRRWQYRPWLVLIFGIDVIPLGLVSVILVILQGTAVGSWCFLCLVTAVISLILVVLAFDEVWSCLLYLYRVWTQTDDRSIFWKIFFGVRTPEGDKIAAQMITFPETKKA
- a CDS encoding ferritin family protein — protein: MNDPIKNSKTSQHADATYEPLRTILERVQQYHQRFRTGIQHDGQCPDSSSKDYLLRWLAATEKSEIELLELITAESKSDILDTWIQYVPDGECIERLESLKLRPEMSLDEVYESTMRFYQSLSMFYTQLAQQVNAETVKEFLQRLVDRYEAHLRTQAWMMRDCDTAS
- a CDS encoding NAD-dependent epimerase/dehydratase family protein, encoding MSQPQDHSNASKPVVVVTGGSGLIGTHVLDELGQQYELVVLDQNPPQTMRDQVDFIETDFTDESSVKAACESVREQHGPRIASVIHLVAYYNFSGEPSPLYDQLTVEGTRKFLRQLKQASLTVDQFVFSSSLLVMKPQEGEIDETSETCAEWAYPQSKLDAEDVIREERGETPVVFLRIAGVYDEECHSLPLSQQITRIYEKQLESWVFPGDTSHGQTLVHLEDLARCIHRVIEKRNELGREEIFLVGEPEVLSYGELQDRIGELIHGKEWTTIRIPKVVAKAGAWVQGHLASDDDSPFIKPWMVDLADANYNVNVDAARTKLDWEPRHELAETLPSMIEFLKRDPDSFYEKNNLGAS
- a CDS encoding ATP-binding protein; the encoded protein is MAWRDLQRHILRISPVIAGFFVAMVVFLVVLDVDRSKNVQYRKSVQNSTLEQLTTLRAHAEIAINTRVHLIRGLRAHVSTNPDIDSREFANLASAMMKECEGVRSFSLLKDNIISDVFPREGNEGAIGLDLLKHPTQALAAREAMRTGQPWLDGPVKLVQGGNAFINRAPVYVAETLDHPRAGEYWGMVSILFDAEELFSELVDEQPSGVQFAIRSHDKRNERTKYIFGNSTIEELAPLELEISLPTGAWQLLGVPKSGWPIRAPSSISLRVIGGAIALLTGILVYLPLRSNQQLQRARQSAEAASIAKSAFLANMSHEIRTPMTAILGYVEVLRNDPEFADSPHERNRALKTIQQNGEHLTTVINDILDLSKIEAGKMTVENVSFSPRRLLEEVVSLMRFRAESKKLDFKIEVCEPMPATVKSDPTRIRQVLVNLIGNSIKFTQSGHVAVRVQFTQEPTARLEFDVIDTGIGMTVEEQQTLYRPFTQANETTTRQFGGTGLGLSVCKRLSEMLGGDIVVLQSEPNEGTTFRFWMNVDSFQIDAETSAITSDAPPRVWTLEPSTQPSVTATKLEPGCRILLAEDGIDNQRLISFILKKAGADVTMVENGQLAVETAIDAWQTESPFHVILMDMQMPIMDGYEATSCLRSRGYDWPIVALTAHSMISDREKCLAAGCDEFLTKPIDRSRMVQVANEQILRAMSRTASQEGK